The following coding sequences are from one Neurospora crassa OR74A linkage group I, whole genome shotgun sequence window:
- a CDS encoding monooxygenase: protein MRLSGLFLSASLGAAATIPRQADNGCANPAKRVEWRNLGADVQKQYINAVLCLKTKPSGIGLNTTRYDDFPYVHTHLDKTIHSVALFLPWHRLFVQVYEDSLRDCGYTGPMAYWDWTLDASDPTKAPVWDPITGFGGNGDPAIDVMDDSKKCLVDGPLKGFQVAYTMKGYEPHCLTRNWNSGIAFPGDMLASSYNKEAVDKVAAQDNYKDFRYHLEGGPHGAIHSAVGGDMSPATSPNDPIFFLHHAQIDRLWTLWQMERPETRTTDFGGPKTQNLKSPGEATLDDVMPYLNLIPDIKVSEVMKTQTSKLCYSY, encoded by the exons ATGCGCCTCTCcggtctctttctttccgcCAGCCTCGGTGCTGCCGCGACCATCCCCCGCCAGGCCGACAATGGTTGCGCCAATCCTGCTAAGCGTGTGGAATGGCGAAACCTAGGCGCCGATGTCCAGAAGCAGTATATTAACGCTGTCCTGTGCCTCAAGACCAAACCCTCGGGCATCGGACTTAACACCACACGCTACGACGATTTCCCCTACGTCCACACTCACCTAGACAAGACTA TCCACTCAGTTGCTCTGTTCCTTCCTTGGCACCGCCTCTTTGTTCAGGTTTACGAAGACTCTCTCCGAGACTGTGGATACACTGGTCCTATGGCATATTGGGATTGGACGCTGGACGCAAGCGACCCGACTAAGGCGCCTGTTTGGGACCCTATAACCGGCTTCGGCGGCAACGGTGATCCCGCTATTGATGTCATGGACGATAGCAAGAAGTGTCTTGTCGACGGCCCGCTTAAGGGGTTCCAGGTCGCCTATACCATGAAAGGCTACGAGCCTCATTGCCTCACCCGCAACTGGAACAGTGGCATCGCGTTCCCTGGCGACATGCTGGCTAGCTCTTATAACAAAGAAGCCGTCGACAAAGTCGCCGCCCAGGACAACTATAAGGACTTCCGCTACCACCTGGAGGGTGGCCCACACGGCGCGATCCACTCGGCCGTGGGTGGTGACATGTCGCCTGCCACCTCCCCCAACG ATCCCattttcttcctccaccacgCCCAAATCGACCGCCTGTGGACTCTGTGGCAGATGGAGAGGCCTGAAACCCGTACTACCGACTTCGGCGGCCCTAAGACTCAGAACCTCAAAAGCCCCGGCGAAGCTACCCTGGATGATGTTATGCCGTACCTCAACCTGATCCCGGACATTAAGGTCTCGGAGGTTATGAAGACGCAGACCTCCAAACTTTGCTACAGTTACTAG